From Campylobacter upsaliensis, the proteins below share one genomic window:
- the nuoK gene encoding NADH-quinone oxidoreductase subunit NuoK, producing the protein MIEKYLFVALLMFIIGLVGILRRQNLIMLFISSEILLNAANLALIAGSKAHNDLNGQVFALFVMAIAAAEVAVGVALCVLWYRKTGTLELKSLKEVEN; encoded by the coding sequence ATGATAGAAAAATATCTTTTTGTGGCTTTATTAATGTTTATTATAGGACTTGTAGGTATTTTAAGAAGACAAAATTTAATTATGCTTTTTATCTCGAGTGAGATTTTACTCAATGCCGCAAATTTAGCTCTTATTGCTGGTTCAAAAGCGCATAATGACCTTAACGGACAAGTTTTTGCCCTTTTTGTTATGGCAATTGCTGCAGCTGAAGTGGCTGTGGGCGTGGCTTTGTGTGTGCTTTGGTATAGAAAAACAGGCACTTTAGAATTAAAAAGTTTGAAAGAAGTGGAGAATTAA
- a CDS encoding NADH-quinone oxidoreductase subunit C: MMRKYSDKKNAQLKNYYEDRFYHAPHTQKLPVEESAFKEFESLLKQELELKTSFVELDFWVIEIQKEDNLKALTLLKGLGFEVFTEASAIDFIATKKGFELFYQLLNLKQKLRVRVKTFVGVKERVQSVASVFKGANWSEREIYDMFGIFIVGHPNLKRLLMPDDWFGHPFLKSYPLQGDEFAKWYEIDKIFGKEYREVVGKEQRDPGFADDKDTLNFSRLYHETQKGALQNEKSFKQEYQEESGVAFVKKVKRDQAKILDKRR; this comes from the coding sequence GTGATGAGAAAATATAGCGATAAAAAAAACGCTCAATTAAAAAATTATTATGAAGATAGATTTTACCACGCTCCGCATACTCAAAAATTACCCGTTGAAGAAAGCGCTTTTAAGGAATTTGAGTCTTTATTAAAACAAGAGCTCGAGCTTAAAACTTCTTTTGTGGAGCTTGATTTTTGGGTGATAGAAATTCAAAAGGAGGATAATCTCAAGGCTTTGACCCTACTTAAGGGCTTGGGTTTTGAAGTCTTCACTGAAGCAAGTGCTATTGATTTTATTGCTACGAAAAAGGGCTTTGAGCTTTTTTATCAGCTTTTAAATTTAAAGCAAAAACTAAGAGTGCGTGTAAAAACCTTTGTCGGTGTTAAGGAAAGGGTGCAAAGTGTCGCAAGTGTGTTTAAGGGAGCTAATTGGAGCGAGAGAGAAATTTATGATATGTTTGGTATTTTTATCGTAGGGCATCCTAATTTAAAGCGTCTTTTAATGCCTGATGATTGGTTTGGACATCCTTTTTTAAAGAGCTATCCTTTACAAGGCGATGAATTTGCAAAATGGTATGAAATTGATAAAATTTTTGGTAAAGAATATCGCGAAGTGGTAGGTAAAGAGCAGAGGGATCCGGGCTTTGCCGATGATAAAGACACGCTTAATTTTTCAAGGCTTTATCACGAAACGCAAAAGGGTGCTTTGCAAAATGAAAAATCTTTCAAACAAGAATATCAAGAAGAAAGTGGCGTAGCTTTTGTCAAAAAAGTCAAACGCGACCAGGCTAAAATTTTGGATAAAAGGCGTTAA
- the nuoI gene encoding NADH-quinone oxidoreductase subunit NuoI, giving the protein MKNYYLVDEKRRNPQNTWEKITRALKRSVKLELFVGLWVVMRELLKKGNSATIKYPFEKVQIDNRYRAVHRLMRFIESENERCIGCGLCEKICISNCIRMETSLDEKGRKKANNYSINLGRCIYCGFCAEVCPELAIVHGKEYENAAEQRSYFGYKEDFLTPIDKLKNQVEFEGAGSLRKDADNFVKKTPQYYEILQKREQDLCDDTNCALPKGEA; this is encoded by the coding sequence ATGAAAAATTATTATTTGGTTGATGAAAAAAGAAGAAATCCTCAAAACACTTGGGAAAAAATAACAAGAGCCTTAAAACGCAGCGTAAAGCTTGAGCTTTTCGTGGGCTTGTGGGTTGTGATGCGTGAATTGCTTAAAAAGGGTAATTCAGCGACCATTAAATACCCTTTCGAAAAGGTTCAAATAGACAATCGCTACCGTGCCGTGCATAGACTTATGCGTTTTATAGAAAGTGAAAATGAAAGATGTATAGGATGTGGGCTTTGTGAGAAAATTTGCATTAGTAATTGCATAAGAATGGAAACATCCCTTGATGAAAAGGGACGCAAGAAAGCGAATAATTATAGTATTAATCTAGGGCGTTGTATTTATTGTGGTTTTTGTGCTGAAGTGTGTCCTGAGCTTGCCATTGTCCATGGGAAAGAATATGAAAATGCAGCTGAACAAAGATCTTATTTTGGCTATAAAGAAGACTTTTTAACGCCTATTGATAAGCTTAAAAATCAAGTCGAATTTGAGGGTGCTGGTAGCCTTAGAAAAGATGCGGATAATTTTGTGAAAAAAACGCCTCAATATTATGAAATTTTGCAAAAAAGAGAGCAAGATTTGTGCGATGATACAAACTGCGCACTACCTAAAGGAGAAGCATAA
- the nuoD gene encoding NADH dehydrogenase (quinone) subunit D, translated as MQIPSKLKPYYENIAFERDDAKMIINLGPQHPSAHGNLRLILELDGEQVTKARPCIGYMHRGMEKMAENMIYQEFIPTTDRMDYIAASANNYAYCAAVEKLCGLEIPRRAAVIRMILLELNRIASHLLWLATHALDIGAMSVFLYCFREREYVLDLIERYCGARLTHSSMRIGGVMLDLPDGFLDELLAFCAKFPNDVKDYEALLDDNRIWRLRTENVGLVTKEQAMNWGCSGVMLRGSGVCYDIRKEEPYLLYDEVDFGVPYASQGDSYARYKVYMQEFRESLKILTQCVKLYKDTPPEILANHPEYVSASKEQIMTQNYSLMQHFVLVTQGLKPPKGEVYVPTESPKGELGFFIHSDGTGRPYRLKARTPSFWHCAFFEEMLVGSYLADVVAIMGNVNIVLGEIDR; from the coding sequence ATGCAAATTCCTAGTAAATTAAAACCTTATTATGAAAATATCGCTTTTGAGAGAGATGATGCTAAGATGATTATTAATCTAGGTCCTCAGCACCCCTCCGCTCATGGAAATTTACGCCTTATCTTAGAGCTTGATGGGGAGCAAGTTACTAAAGCGCGTCCTTGCATAGGTTATATGCATCGCGGCATGGAAAAAATGGCGGAAAATATGATTTATCAAGAATTTATCCCAACGACCGATAGAATGGATTATATCGCCGCTTCGGCAAATAATTATGCTTACTGTGCGGCAGTTGAGAAACTTTGTGGGCTTGAAATTCCACGCCGTGCGGCTGTGATTCGAATGATACTTTTAGAGCTTAACCGCATTGCCTCGCATTTGCTTTGGCTCGCTACACACGCCTTGGATATAGGGGCGATGAGTGTATTTTTGTATTGTTTTAGAGAGCGTGAGTATGTGCTTGATTTGATAGAAAGATATTGTGGAGCTAGGCTAACTCACTCTTCAATGCGTATTGGTGGAGTGATGCTTGATTTGCCTGATGGTTTTTTGGACGAACTTTTGGCTTTTTGTGCGAAATTTCCAAACGATGTGAAAGATTATGAAGCGCTTTTAGATGATAATAGAATTTGGCGTTTAAGAACAGAAAATGTTGGACTTGTTACCAAAGAGCAGGCGATGAATTGGGGTTGTTCTGGCGTGATGCTTCGTGGAAGTGGAGTGTGCTATGATATTCGCAAAGAAGAGCCTTACTTGCTTTATGATGAGGTGGATTTTGGTGTGCCTTATGCGTCTCAGGGCGATTCTTACGCAAGATATAAAGTTTATATGCAAGAATTTAGAGAAAGTCTTAAAATTTTAACGCAGTGTGTTAAGCTTTATAAGGATACTCCGCCTGAAATTTTGGCAAATCACCCTGAGTATGTGAGTGCTTCAAAAGAGCAGATTATGACGCAAAATTATTCTTTAATGCAACATTTTGTTCTTGTTACGCAGGGGCTTAAGCCTCCTAAGGGCGAGGTGTATGTGCCAACTGAAAGTCCTAAGGGCGAGCTTGGCTTTTTTATCCATAGTGATGGTACGGGTCGTCCATATCGTTTAAAGGCGAGAACGCCGAGCTTTTGGCATTGTGCATTTTTTGAAGAGATGCTTGTGGGAAGCTATTTGGCTGATGTTGTGGCGATTATGGGTAATGTAAATATTGTTTTGGGCGAGATAGATAGATGA
- a CDS encoding NuoB/complex I 20 kDa subunit family protein — translation MAEHQVNYASGLPVVLTSVDKLVQWGRSNSLWALSYGLACCAIEMMAAGGSRYDFDRFGTIFRASPRHSEVMIIAGTLCKKHAEFTRRLYDMMPDPKWVISMGSCANTGGMFNTYSTVQGVDRIIPVDIYVPGCAPRPESFQFALMILQKKIRKEKASRKIPPKRLV, via the coding sequence ATGGCAGAGCATCAAGTAAATTATGCGAGTGGTTTGCCTGTGGTTTTGACAAGTGTGGATAAACTTGTGCAATGGGGTAGAAGCAATTCTTTATGGGCTTTATCTTATGGCTTGGCTTGCTGTGCGATTGAAATGATGGCAGCGGGAGGTTCAAGGTATGATTTTGACCGCTTTGGGACTATTTTTAGGGCTTCGCCACGCCATAGTGAAGTGATGATAATCGCAGGCACACTTTGCAAAAAACACGCCGAATTTACACGCCGCCTTTATGATATGATGCCTGATCCTAAATGGGTGATTTCTATGGGAAGCTGTGCAAATACGGGCGGTATGTTTAACACTTACTCCACTGTGCAAGGTGTGGATAGGATTATCCCTGTGGATATTTATGTGCCAGGCTGCGCACCGCGACCTGAGAGCTTTCAATTTGCCCTTATGATTTTGCAGAAAAAAATTCGTAAAGAAAAAGCTTCGCGTAAAATTCCACCTAAAAGGCTTGTGTGA
- a CDS encoding NAD(P)H-quinone oxidoreductase subunit 3 — MTHMSVEHPYLGIFIMLVLSCVIFFGLVFLASKIGNHFAARNRKRLGLGIYECGPIPVKQANKINSQFFVFALIFILLDIEVVFLFPWALIFRDLGWFGLLEIVIFLALLAVGFLYAYKKGGFRWQSIK, encoded by the coding sequence ATGACTCATATGAGTGTGGAGCACCCTTATTTAGGCATTTTTATAATGCTTGTTTTATCGTGTGTGATATTTTTTGGCTTGGTTTTTTTAGCTTCTAAAATCGGTAACCATTTCGCCGCTCGTAATCGCAAAAGACTTGGGCTTGGAATTTATGAGTGTGGTCCCATCCCTGTTAAACAGGCTAATAAAATTAATTCTCAATTTTTTGTTTTCGCGTTAATTTTTATTTTGCTTGATATTGAGGTTGTTTTTTTATTTCCTTGGGCTTTGATTTTTAGAGATTTGGGTTGGTTTGGACTTTTGGAAATTGTTATTTTTCTCGCACTTTTGGCGGTAGGATTTTTATACGCATACAAAAAAGGAGGCTTTAGATGGCAGAGCATCAAGTAA
- a CDS encoding NADH-quinone oxidoreductase subunit J: MIEQLSFIVFSVLILGFFLVAVLSKNMLYSLSALAGGMVFLSSFYFMLDAEFLGAIQIIVYSGAVLGIYSFAMMFFDASKDFKERLKFKKSFFALIGLSLVGLFASLMSFKLNSVNVDLPFIDTALFDLNKQLAFAIFSKYLLAFEFVALLLLIALVCAIVLTHKELIKEKQ; this comes from the coding sequence ATGATAGAACAATTATCCTTTATAGTTTTTTCTGTGCTTATTTTGGGCTTTTTCTTAGTCGCTGTTTTGAGTAAAAATATGCTTTATTCTCTTTCGGCTTTAGCTGGAGGAATGGTATTTTTATCAAGCTTTTATTTTATGCTTGATGCGGAATTTTTAGGTGCGATACAAATCATCGTTTATAGTGGAGCTGTGCTTGGAATTTATAGCTTTGCGATGATGTTTTTTGACGCTTCGAAAGATTTTAAAGAAAGATTGAAATTTAAAAAAAGTTTTTTTGCTTTAATCGGTCTTAGTTTGGTAGGACTTTTTGCAAGTCTTATGAGTTTTAAATTGAACTCCGTAAATGTAGATTTACCATTTATTGACACAGCCTTATTTGATTTAAATAAACAACTTGCCTTTGCAATTTTTTCTAAATATTTACTAGCTTTTGAATTTGTAGCCCTTCTACTTTTAATTGCTCTTGTTTGTGCAATTGTTTTAACACATAAAGAACTTATTAAGGAAAAGCAATGA
- the nuoH gene encoding NADH-quinone oxidoreductase subunit NuoH, translating to MSELGFFILESVIKCLFVLAVFATLAGFATYAERKVLAYFQRRIGPDMVGPFGLIQLVADMIKLFTKEDIIPSNSQKLIFAIAPLIAAICAFVSLAAIPMLPEFTLFGHTIRPIIADINVALLFVIGTSGLCFYAIFLGGLASHNKYSIIGGARALVAIISYESVGALALIAVVMLVGSFSLIEINNYQNDGILSWLIFKQPLAFVLFVIALFIETNRTPLCLTENEADIVSGYGTEYSGLRWGMFFIGEYASMIAGAILITLLFLGGFNDFYFIPDWIMMILKSSFIFFWYFWARAAFPQLRPDQVMKMCYLILIPLAVLNLLITALFVLI from the coding sequence ATGAGTGAGCTAGGATTTTTCATCTTAGAAAGCGTTATTAAATGCTTGTTTGTTTTGGCTGTTTTTGCGACTTTAGCAGGGTTTGCGACCTATGCTGAAAGAAAGGTTTTGGCTTATTTTCAAAGAAGAATCGGACCTGATATGGTCGGTCCTTTTGGACTTATTCAACTTGTGGCAGATATGATAAAACTTTTCACCAAAGAAGATATTATCCCATCAAATTCTCAAAAACTTATCTTTGCCATTGCACCCTTAATTGCTGCTATTTGTGCCTTTGTATCCTTAGCAGCGATTCCAATGCTTCCCGAATTTACGCTTTTTGGACACACGATACGCCCTATTATAGCTGATATTAATGTAGCTTTACTCTTTGTCATCGGCACTTCAGGGCTTTGTTTTTATGCTATTTTTTTGGGCGGACTTGCAAGTCATAATAAATATTCTATCATAGGCGGTGCAAGGGCTTTGGTGGCGATTATTTCTTATGAGAGTGTAGGGGCTTTAGCTTTAATTGCTGTGGTGATGCTTGTGGGATCTTTTTCTTTGATTGAAATCAATAATTATCAAAATGATGGCATTTTATCGTGGCTTATTTTTAAGCAACCCTTAGCCTTTGTGCTTTTTGTCATCGCCCTTTTTATAGAGACAAATCGCACCCCCCTTTGTTTGACTGAAAATGAAGCGGATATTGTTTCTGGCTATGGCACGGAGTATTCTGGGCTTCGATGGGGTATGTTTTTTATCGGTGAATATGCTTCGATGATAGCAGGGGCGATTTTAATCACACTTTTATTTTTGGGTGGATTTAATGATTTTTATTTTATTCCGGATTGGATTATGATGATTTTAAAATCAAGCTTTATTTTCTTTTGGTATTTTTGGGCTAGGGCAGCTTTTCCGCAGCTTCGCCCCGACCAAGTAATGAAAATGTGCTACTTGATTTTAATCCCTCTAGCGGTTTTAAATCTCTTAATCACTGCTTTGTTTGTATTAATTTAG
- a CDS encoding NADH-ubiquinone oxidoreductase subunit E family protein, which yields MRRVDLRNSKDFFADLTLVIREAKEGEVLIVMFEIGDFSAVEKSFSFVREQNCELLNSLKFNEVDWSIVIKKVKI from the coding sequence ATGAGACGGGTGGATTTGAGAAATAGCAAGGATTTTTTTGCAGATTTAACTCTTGTTATTCGCGAGGCTAAAGAAGGTGAAGTTCTTATCGTGATGTTTGAAATAGGTGATTTCAGTGCGGTTGAAAAAAGCTTTTCTTTTGTGAGGGAGCAAAATTGCGAACTTTTAAATTCCTTGAAATTTAATGAGGTGGATTGGAGTATAGTGATTAAAAAGGTCAAAATATGA
- a CDS encoding ABC transporter ATP-binding protein encodes MFEVRHLAKNYPLKRHWYLKEEQRSIFENVNFSLNLGENLLISGESGAGKSTLARVLCGLEKPSFGEVLYRGKSMHLGENLHFKKEVQYVFQDQKLALNPYRKIKSLINDVWENFALKKDEVFLKELLGKLNLKEEIFALKSTQLSGGEASRVGLLRAFLLRPKILILDELTSALDILNIVKIVEFLKEYQEKNAISYIFITHQEEFFRKFDCKKYFI; translated from the coding sequence ATGTTTGAAGTGCGTCATTTGGCTAAAAATTATCCTTTAAAACGCCACTGGTATCTTAAAGAAGAGCAAAGAAGTATTTTTGAAAATGTTAATTTTAGCTTAAATTTAGGCGAGAATTTGCTTATAAGTGGTGAGAGTGGAGCAGGTAAAAGCACTTTGGCTAGGGTGCTTTGTGGTTTGGAAAAACCTAGCTTTGGGGAGGTTTTGTATAGGGGGAAAAGTATGCATTTGGGTGAAAATTTACATTTTAAAAAAGAGGTGCAATATGTCTTTCAAGATCAAAAATTAGCTCTTAATCCTTATAGAAAGATTAAAAGTCTTATAAATGATGTGTGGGAAAATTTTGCTTTGAAGAAAGATGAGGTTTTTTTAAAAGAGCTTTTGGGAAAATTGAATTTAAAAGAAGAAATTTTTGCACTCAAATCGACACAATTAAGCGGAGGAGAAGCCAGTAGAGTAGGACTTTTAAGGGCTTTTTTGTTGCGTCCTAAAATTTTGATTTTAGATGAGCTAACGAGTGCTTTAGATATTTTAAATATTGTTAAAATTGTTGAATTTTTAAAAGAATATCAAGAAAAAAACGCCATTTCTTATATTTTCATCACACATCAAGAAGAATTTTTTAGAAAATTTGACTGCAAAAAATATTTTATTTAA
- a CDS encoding NADH-quinone oxidoreductase subunit G — MKVKINSVECEFSDGETILNIARRNDIFIPAICYLSGCSATLACRMCMVEADGKKVYSCNTKAKDGMVVESDLGSLWEERNEIMQAYCINHPLQCGVCDKSGECELQNFTHKARVNIQKHWIQDTHKPHKEWGFINYDPALCIVCERCVTVCKDKIGESALKTTPRGGVAVDATFKESMGKDAYAIWTKFQKSLIAPATGDKLECSSCGECTSVCPTGALIGAKFQYTSNIWELKRIPASNPHSSDCELLYYDIKQSGIAVQKPKIYRVSNDFSFASLNKAARYGYDTQNEACKDEKAFKLLCEKIQNGVIKNIKFNSFITNEEALILQNLKKKFNLRLLNDEALKFKEFLEEFNQNAGEFYMANSEDIAKSDFIVVVGTLLRYDAPSLSYKINNALVMNKGAGLYFHLFKDKGVEKYSKNFLSHTHKSGEEEQILYYLLQKFSTDETLKERLNSFFIEEEKEIEESVSEEVSEMISETNEAGESIEKEVKKNITKKIKKKIPIKRSLFAKNLEFDEDKMEDLLLKKSHFTLVVGSDFYFSKKAKKLAKLLALIQKTTPFKVFLNPTHTNTLGVALICDLDKEPQDGEILGYNERGDFSFSYEEHCDLASSSLNQQEGTFVNFDKRIVPTNAALEFEGYFLNDVANALGFDEEFSINYTQKLPINKGFSPIHFDHLDNFYTNGGENQRGYLLDLSHYEKTPNLSYEEPEFKALDLENSFLLYSANPSYQFGRFSNRASALNEAIFLGLSEDLALKFDVGDKDLIKLKLENKDLNLSVRIDKDLTGVAYLPYFDEKIDTLSFFEERVLRANLEKIGGIDE, encoded by the coding sequence ATGAAAGTGAAAATTAATAGCGTAGAATGCGAATTTAGCGATGGAGAAACAATTTTAAATATCGCAAGAAGAAATGACATTTTTATCCCTGCCATTTGCTATCTTTCAGGTTGTAGTGCAACTTTGGCTTGTCGTATGTGTATGGTTGAAGCTGATGGAAAAAAGGTTTATTCTTGTAACACTAAGGCTAAAGACGGTATGGTTGTAGAGAGTGATTTGGGCTCTTTATGGGAGGAGAGAAATGAGATTATGCAAGCATACTGCATTAATCATCCTTTGCAATGTGGAGTTTGCGATAAATCGGGCGAATGTGAGCTACAAAATTTCACGCATAAAGCAAGAGTTAATATCCAAAAACACTGGATTCAAGATACGCATAAGCCACATAAAGAATGGGGTTTTATCAATTACGATCCTGCACTTTGCATAGTGTGCGAGCGTTGCGTTACTGTGTGTAAGGATAAAATCGGCGAAAGTGCCTTAAAAACGACTCCAAGAGGCGGAGTTGCTGTGGATGCGACTTTTAAAGAGAGTATGGGAAAGGACGCTTATGCGATTTGGACGAAATTTCAAAAAAGTCTCATTGCTCCAGCAACTGGAGATAAGCTTGAGTGTTCAAGCTGTGGAGAATGCACGAGCGTTTGTCCTACTGGTGCTTTAATAGGAGCTAAATTTCAATACACTTCAAATATTTGGGAGCTTAAACGCATCCCTGCTTCTAATCCACACTCAAGTGATTGCGAATTGCTTTATTATGACATTAAGCAAAGTGGTATAGCTGTGCAAAAGCCTAAAATTTATAGAGTGAGTAACGATTTTTCCTTTGCTAGTTTAAATAAGGCTGCAAGATATGGATATGATACACAAAATGAAGCCTGTAAAGATGAAAAAGCCTTCAAGCTTTTATGTGAAAAAATTCAAAATGGTGTGATTAAAAATATTAAATTTAACAGCTTTATTACAAATGAAGAAGCTTTAATTTTGCAAAATTTAAAGAAAAAATTTAATCTTCGTTTGCTTAATGATGAAGCTTTGAAATTTAAGGAATTCTTGGAGGAATTTAACCAAAATGCCGGTGAGTTTTATATGGCAAATAGTGAGGATATAGCAAAAAGTGATTTTATCGTTGTGGTTGGGACTTTGTTGCGTTATGATGCTCCAAGTTTAAGTTATAAAATCAATAATGCCTTAGTGATGAATAAGGGTGCCGGACTTTATTTTCATCTTTTCAAAGATAAGGGCGTGGAAAAATATTCTAAAAATTTTCTTTCTCATACACATAAAAGTGGAGAAGAGGAGCAAATTCTTTATTATTTACTTCAAAAATTTAGCACAGACGAAACGCTTAAAGAACGCTTAAATTCCTTTTTTATCGAGGAGGAAAAGGAGATTGAGGAGAGCGTTAGCGAAGAAGTAAGCGAAATGATAAGTGAAACAAACGAAGCGGGTGAGAGTATAGAAAAAGAAGTGAAGAAAAACATTACAAAAAAGATTAAGAAAAAAATCCCTATAAAGCGTAGTCTTTTTGCTAAAAATTTGGAGTTTGATGAGGATAAAATGGAAGACTTGTTGCTTAAAAAATCGCATTTTACTTTAGTTGTGGGAAGTGATTTTTATTTCAGTAAAAAGGCAAAAAAGCTTGCAAAATTACTTGCTCTTATTCAAAAAACAACACCTTTTAAGGTATTTTTAAACCCTACACATACAAATACTTTAGGTGTAGCTTTGATTTGCGATTTGGATAAAGAACCACAAGATGGTGAAATTTTAGGTTATAACGAAAGAGGAGATTTTAGCTTTTCTTATGAAGAGCATTGTGATTTGGCAAGCTCAAGCCTTAATCAGCAAGAAGGCACTTTTGTTAATTTTGATAAAAGAATCGTCCCAACAAATGCCGCTTTAGAATTTGAAGGCTATTTTTTAAACGATGTGGCAAATGCTTTAGGCTTTGATGAGGAATTTAGCATTAATTATACGCAAAAGCTTCCTATTAATAAGGGTTTTTCTCCTATCCATTTTGATCATTTGGATAATTTTTACACGAATGGCGGAGAGAATCAAAGAGGCTATTTGCTTGATTTATCTCATTATGAAAAAACGCCAAATTTAAGTTACGAAGAGCCTGAATTTAAGGCTTTAGACTTAGAAAATTCTTTTTTGCTTTATAGTGCAAATCCTAGCTATCAATTTGGTCGTTTTTCTAATCGTGCAAGTGCCTTAAATGAAGCGATTTTTTTGGGGCTTAGTGAGGATTTAGCGCTTAAATTTGATGTAGGCGATAAGGATTTAATTAAGCTTAAATTGGAAAATAAGGATTTAAATTTGAGCGTTAGGATAGATAAAGATTTGACTGGAGTAGCCTATTTGCCTTATTTTGATGAGAAAATTGACACTTTAAGTTTTTTTGAAGAAAGAGTTTTGAGAGCAAATTTAGAGAAAATAGGGGGAATCGATGAGTGA
- a CDS encoding ATP-binding cassette domain-containing protein — protein sequence MDCSLSAFSFTYSYLAAFSLKCVFKKIFWCELMIYLEKLNLSYENIRLLRDISLNLQEGKHLAIMGESGSGKSLFARALIALFSQNYRLEAKQFLINEKNPTKLKKKALREFRSEVALIFQDAQNSFYPYLNLGDLFHIVLKTHTNLNAKERKSKAFQCMQMLGLKDLELLWHSFAHQFSTGMARRIQLALALSSSPKYLICDELTASLDKENEQKLIALLKNLQKSLKLILITHDFNLLSLCDELLLFEKGSAKQFEVQEFLNSQNAWLKAYREFNV from the coding sequence GTGGATTGTTCTTTATCCGCTTTTAGCTTTACTTATTCTTATCTTGCCGCTTTTAGCCTTAAGTGCGTATTTAAGAAAATATTTTGGTGTGAGCTTATGATTTATTTAGAAAAATTAAATTTAAGTTATGAAAATATAAGACTTTTAAGAGATATTTCTTTAAATTTACAAGAAGGAAAACATTTGGCGATTATGGGCGAGAGTGGGAGTGGCAAAAGTCTATTTGCTAGGGCTTTAATTGCTTTATTTTCTCAAAATTATCGTTTAGAAGCCAAGCAATTTTTGATTAATGAAAAAAACCCTACCAAACTTAAAAAGAAAGCCTTGCGAGAGTTTAGAAGTGAAGTTGCTTTAATTTTTCAGGACGCACAAAATAGCTTTTATCCTTATCTTAATTTGGGAGATCTTTTTCACATCGTTTTAAAAACACACACAAATTTAAATGCAAAAGAGCGTAAAAGCAAAGCTTTTCAATGTATGCAAATGCTAGGATTAAAAGACTTGGAACTTTTATGGCACTCTTTTGCGCATCAGTTTAGCACAGGTATGGCAAGACGCATACAATTAGCTCTAGCTCTTTCAAGCTCCCCAAAATACTTAATTTGCGATGAGCTTACTGCTTCGCTTGATAAAGAAAATGAGCAAAAATTAATCGCACTTTTAAAAAATTTGCAAAAAAGTTTAAAACTTATACTTATCACGCACGATTTTAACTTACTTTCTTTGTGTGATGAGCTTTTATTATTTGAAAAAGGAAGCGCGAAGCAGTTTGAGGTGCAAGAGTTTTTAAATTCACAAAATGCGTGGCTTAAAGCTTATAGGGAATTTAATGTTTGA
- a CDS encoding ABC transporter permease — MKIFYLLSPLFLALSLAFFTPLFSSYDPHFGDINAIYIAPNLKHILGTDMLGRDLFTRILYGIKTSFFIGLLSSFLILVLALFYVFVARLFFYTFFMRLLDMFLALPFLLLMMFFSGFMRGNDLSMILIIALTHWSFVAKLFASELKRLENLEFYQAALVLGSTKTKAFFKDLLPPCFSLLSVLFVLNIVHAISTEATLSFFGLGLDFEIASLGNILNEASKAVFIGAWWIVLYPLLALLILILPLLALSAYLRKYFGVSL, encoded by the coding sequence TTGAAAATTTTTTATCTTTTAAGTCCTTTATTTTTAGCACTTTCATTAGCTTTCTTTACGCCTTTGTTTAGCTCCTATGACCCACATTTTGGTGATATTAATGCAATTTATATTGCTCCTAATTTAAAGCACATTTTAGGCACGGATATGCTAGGTAGAGATTTATTTACACGCATACTTTATGGCATTAAAACTTCTTTTTTTATAGGCTTGTTAAGCTCTTTTTTGATCTTAGTTTTGGCACTTTTTTATGTCTTTGTGGCAAGATTATTTTTTTATACTTTTTTTATGCGTTTGCTTGATATGTTTTTAGCCTTACCTTTTTTGCTTTTGATGATGTTTTTTTCGGGTTTTATGAGGGGGAATGATTTGAGTATGATTTTAATAATAGCCTTAACGCATTGGAGTTTTGTAGCGAAACTTTTTGCAAGTGAGTTAAAAAGGCTTGAAAATTTGGAATTTTATCAAGCAGCCTTAGTGCTTGGAAGCACAAAAACTAAGGCGTTTTTTAAGGACTTGCTACCGCCTTGCTTTTCACTTTTATCTGTGCTTTTTGTGCTTAATATTGTGCATGCTATTAGCACAGAGGCAACTTTGAGTTTTTTTGGTTTAGGACTTGATTTTGAAATCGCCAGTTTAGGAAATATTCTAAACGAAGCGTCAAAGGCTGTTTTTATAGGAGCTTGGTGGATTGTTCTTTATCCGCTTTTAGCTTTACTTATTCTTATCTTGCCGCTTTTAGCCTTAAGTGCGTATTTAAGAAAATATTTTGGTGTGAGCTTATGA